Proteins from a genomic interval of Nitrospina gracilis Nb-211:
- a CDS encoding TonB family protein, which translates to MRFPIKPPPKIKQFLVLSLGLHLAAFTAYHMIPPGPPEAPEQPPIKVKYVPKKPELKKEKPPQVVDPVQPKEQEPPKTSELISNANSQSKSHIEKRTDKLFASKKSLIPKPKPETMPQPEKMVELSKEFLIPPPKTPREVFQEAKTGFDKPEPEVTQKKKAAKKYSESTLALLDGFDPEKYAAIDADSMKSENPDDEDEVISLNTKEAKYASYFQRIKQQIERVWTYPEEAARHGINGRLSLRFRISRDGRLLEVLLIDASGSNLLDEAAVNAVKNAAPYYPFPVTIDRDNLSILATFIYSPAYSTYYQDRYGR; encoded by the coding sequence ATGCGATTCCCGATCAAACCGCCACCGAAGATCAAACAGTTTCTGGTGCTGTCGCTCGGCCTGCACCTGGCGGCGTTCACCGCGTATCACATGATCCCGCCCGGCCCGCCGGAAGCGCCGGAGCAACCGCCGATCAAGGTGAAGTACGTTCCGAAAAAACCGGAGTTGAAAAAGGAAAAACCGCCGCAGGTGGTGGACCCGGTTCAGCCCAAGGAACAGGAACCGCCGAAAACCTCGGAACTCATCTCCAACGCCAACAGCCAGTCGAAATCGCACATCGAAAAAAGAACCGACAAACTTTTCGCCAGCAAAAAATCACTCATTCCCAAACCCAAACCGGAAACCATGCCTCAGCCGGAGAAGATGGTGGAGTTGAGCAAGGAGTTTCTGATCCCGCCGCCCAAAACACCGCGTGAAGTTTTTCAGGAAGCGAAAACCGGTTTTGACAAACCCGAACCGGAAGTGACGCAGAAAAAGAAAGCGGCGAAGAAGTACTCGGAGAGCACGCTGGCGCTGTTGGACGGATTCGATCCGGAGAAGTACGCGGCCATCGACGCCGATTCCATGAAATCGGAAAACCCGGATGACGAGGACGAGGTGATCTCGCTCAACACGAAGGAAGCCAAGTACGCGTCGTACTTCCAGCGCATCAAGCAACAGATCGAGCGGGTGTGGACGTATCCGGAAGAAGCGGCGCGCCACGGCATCAACGGCCGCCTGTCTTTGCGCTTCCGCATCTCCCGCGACGGACGTCTGCTGGAGGTCTTGCTTATCGATGCGTCCGGCTCGAACCTGCTGGACGAAGCGGCGGTGAACGCGGTGAAAAACGCCGCGCCGTACTATCCCTTCCCGGTCACCATCGACCGCGACAACCTGTCGATCCTCGCCACCTTCATCTACAGCCCCGCCTACAGCACGTACTACCAGGACCGGTACGGACGCTGA
- the smc gene encoding chromosome segregation protein SMC gives MILKQLELSGFKSFADATHLDFTRGFTAVVGPNGCGKSNVSDAIRWVIGEQSSKHLRGTRISDLIFNGSDSRKPVNRAEVSMTLADVPPGLRIANVPNLSEEIKVTRCYHRSGESEFYINQVPCRLKDITDLFLDIGISPKVLTVIEQGNIQDIVTSKPDDRRMWIEEAAGVLKFKARKNEALRKLDAAGQNLDRISDIVQELSRQVESLKRQAAKAERYKQFQSEIKELSLDLFSRRIRRAERDLAEIEQRHKERTEQKAEWNAQASTLETDIETLKFEIDELATELNHKKETVHSLNTAIGKNEHNIELRQGEMKRARQDIESAVGEVENMNAEIAQNQSQCEAQKAEGERLTAVIAEKEQSRLALQQQYEQTRNRLNELDGQVKQLDRQIMERLHHISRKKNELTALETRRQGLADRDQRLETELNEVTEQIAALETALIEAETNYREKAEVLERLQREQEQLTQRTAELKQRLDAQEEAAEAARERYLAQNSLLQSLQELRRKFEGFGDGVRALMANGAGEHVHGLRDVLVDVVKAPAEFEAAVEAVMGEKLQSMIVDSYSDSIEAIRYLDQNKSGRGSFIPLRPKSTVRPPLYMNGNQGVIGRLADLIQTREEYRPILNHLLGHVVLVRDLETALHLHGHSEFQGSVVTLKGEVIDDEGLVTGGAQDDNDAGLLSRNREMEELSATVADLKQEMDALQGEAVRMETDLASLQEQVQAGSKAVHAADIERTHRYNELEQMKKESERLSQKRSTIEYERTSGQQQLQELGREQEALQETVTTAEAEQQSAETMRESQSRELASQREELDHKGQEANQLNVEITSLKGKAENLLLEVKRLEQQSANLAERIARRQEDSRSNTQKIAECEQAIQGYEQAIMEQVREKDELSQVIVSEEETLNEKEDTLDQHEKQARELVKQIQEITEEISQIELKRSETRIQIAHIEEKVWEDFHVSVDEMKGREEKEIDEDAASEHLAGLKDKVAKMGEVNLAALSDFQKANERYLFLQKQEEDLAESILSLHQTIEKIDKTTRQLFAETFELVNEHFKANFERLFSGGRAELIMLDPSDPLESGIDIKASPPGKTMQNIQLLSGGEKAMTAISLLFAILQVRPSPFCLLDEVDAPLDEANVTRFQDMLSEMSDKTQFIMITHNQKTMSFADTLYGVTMEERGASKVVSVHLNN, from the coding sequence ATGATCCTCAAGCAACTCGAACTTTCCGGATTCAAATCCTTCGCGGACGCCACGCACCTGGATTTCACCCGTGGCTTCACCGCCGTGGTGGGACCCAACGGCTGTGGCAAGAGCAACGTGTCCGACGCCATCCGCTGGGTCATCGGCGAGCAGAGCTCCAAGCACCTGCGCGGCACCCGCATCTCCGACCTCATTTTCAACGGCAGTGACAGCCGGAAACCCGTGAACCGCGCCGAGGTTTCCATGACGCTGGCCGACGTGCCGCCGGGCCTGCGCATCGCCAACGTCCCGAACCTGTCGGAAGAGATCAAGGTGACGCGCTGTTACCACCGCTCCGGCGAAAGCGAATTTTACATCAACCAGGTGCCGTGCCGGTTGAAAGACATCACCGACCTGTTTCTCGACATCGGCATCAGTCCCAAGGTGCTGACGGTCATCGAGCAGGGCAACATTCAGGATATCGTCACCTCCAAACCCGACGACCGCAGGATGTGGATCGAGGAAGCCGCGGGCGTGCTCAAATTCAAGGCGCGCAAGAACGAAGCCCTGCGCAAACTCGATGCCGCCGGGCAGAACCTCGACCGCATCTCCGACATCGTGCAGGAGTTGTCCAGGCAGGTGGAATCGTTGAAACGGCAGGCCGCCAAGGCCGAACGCTACAAGCAGTTTCAGTCGGAAATCAAGGAATTGAGCCTCGACCTGTTCAGCCGCCGCATCCGCCGCGCCGAGCGCGACCTGGCGGAGATAGAACAACGCCACAAGGAGCGCACCGAGCAGAAAGCCGAGTGGAACGCGCAGGCTTCCACTTTGGAGACGGACATCGAGACGCTCAAGTTCGAGATCGACGAGCTTGCCACCGAACTCAACCACAAAAAAGAAACGGTGCACAGCCTCAACACCGCCATCGGCAAGAACGAGCACAACATCGAGCTCCGGCAGGGCGAGATGAAACGCGCCCGGCAGGATATCGAATCCGCGGTCGGCGAAGTGGAGAACATGAACGCCGAGATCGCGCAGAATCAATCCCAGTGTGAGGCGCAGAAAGCGGAAGGCGAGCGCCTGACGGCGGTCATCGCCGAAAAAGAACAATCGCGTCTGGCTCTGCAGCAACAGTACGAACAGACCCGCAACCGGCTGAACGAACTCGACGGCCAGGTGAAACAACTCGACCGCCAGATCATGGAACGCCTGCACCACATCTCGCGCAAGAAAAACGAGTTGACCGCGCTGGAGACGCGCCGGCAGGGACTGGCCGATCGCGACCAGCGTCTGGAGACCGAACTGAACGAAGTCACCGAACAGATCGCGGCGCTCGAGACCGCACTCATCGAAGCTGAGACGAATTACCGCGAAAAAGCGGAGGTGCTCGAACGTCTGCAACGCGAGCAGGAACAACTCACCCAGCGCACCGCTGAATTGAAACAGCGTCTGGACGCACAGGAAGAAGCCGCGGAAGCCGCGCGCGAGCGCTACCTCGCGCAGAACTCGCTGTTGCAGTCCCTGCAGGAACTGCGCCGCAAGTTCGAGGGATTCGGTGACGGCGTGCGCGCGCTCATGGCCAACGGCGCGGGCGAGCACGTGCATGGTCTGCGCGATGTGCTGGTGGATGTCGTGAAAGCGCCGGCGGAGTTCGAAGCGGCGGTCGAAGCCGTCATGGGCGAAAAACTGCAAAGCATGATCGTCGATTCCTACAGCGATTCCATCGAAGCCATCCGTTACCTCGACCAGAACAAATCCGGCCGCGGCAGTTTCATTCCGCTCCGGCCGAAATCCACGGTGCGCCCGCCGCTGTACATGAACGGCAACCAGGGCGTCATCGGCCGTCTGGCCGATCTCATTCAAACCCGCGAGGAGTACCGTCCGATTCTCAACCACCTGCTGGGTCACGTGGTGCTGGTGCGCGATCTCGAAACCGCCCTGCACCTGCACGGGCACAGCGAGTTTCAGGGAAGCGTGGTGACGCTCAAGGGCGAGGTGATCGACGACGAAGGCCTCGTCACCGGCGGCGCACAGGATGACAACGACGCGGGACTGTTGTCGCGCAACCGCGAGATGGAAGAGCTGTCCGCCACCGTGGCCGATCTCAAGCAGGAGATGGATGCCCTGCAGGGCGAGGCGGTGCGCATGGAAACAGACCTCGCTTCGTTGCAGGAACAGGTGCAGGCCGGAAGCAAGGCCGTGCACGCGGCGGACATCGAACGCACGCACCGCTACAACGAACTCGAGCAGATGAAAAAGGAATCCGAGCGCCTGTCGCAGAAACGTTCCACCATCGAATACGAACGCACCAGCGGGCAACAGCAGTTGCAGGAACTCGGCCGCGAGCAGGAAGCGTTGCAGGAAACGGTGACCACGGCGGAAGCCGAACAGCAGTCGGCCGAAACGATGCGCGAATCGCAAAGCCGCGAACTGGCATCGCAACGCGAAGAACTCGACCACAAAGGGCAGGAGGCGAACCAGCTCAACGTCGAGATCACTTCACTCAAGGGCAAGGCCGAAAACCTGTTGCTGGAAGTCAAACGCCTCGAACAGCAGAGCGCGAACCTCGCCGAGCGCATCGCCCGGCGGCAGGAGGACAGCCGCAGTAACACGCAGAAGATCGCCGAATGCGAGCAGGCAATCCAGGGATACGAGCAGGCCATCATGGAGCAGGTGCGGGAGAAGGACGAACTCAGCCAGGTGATCGTCTCCGAGGAAGAAACGCTGAATGAAAAGGAAGACACCCTCGACCAGCACGAGAAGCAGGCGCGCGAGTTGGTCAAGCAGATTCAGGAAATCACTGAGGAGATTTCGCAGATCGAACTGAAACGCTCCGAGACGCGCATCCAGATCGCCCACATCGAAGAGAAGGTGTGGGAGGATTTCCACGTGTCGGTGGATGAGATGAAAGGCCGCGAGGAAAAGGAAATCGATGAGGACGCCGCGTCCGAGCACCTGGCGGGACTGAAGGACAAGGTCGCCAAGATGGGCGAGGTGAACCTCGCCGCGCTGTCCGACTTTCAGAAAGCCAACGAGCGCTACCTGTTTTTGCAGAAGCAGGAGGAGGACCTCGCCGAATCCATCCTCAGCCTGCACCAGACCATCGAAAAGATCGACAAGACCACGCGGCAGTTGTTCGCCGAAACTTTTGAGCTGGTGAACGAACATTTCAAGGCGAACTTCGAGCGTTTGTTCTCCGGCGGCCGCGCGGAACTCATCATGCTCGACCCGAGCGATCCGCTGGAGTCGGGCATCGACATCAAGGCCAGCCCTCCCGGCAAGACCATGCAGAACATCCAACTGCTCTCCGGCGGTGAAAAGGCGATGACCGCCATCTCCCTCCTGTTCGCCATTTTGCAGGTGCGGCCCAGCCCGTTCTGCCTGCTCGACGAGGTGGACGCGCCGCTGGACGAAGCGAACGTGACGCGTTTTCAGGACATGCTGAGCGAAATGTCCGACAAGACGCAGTTCATCATGATCACCCACAACCAGAAGACCATGAGCTTCGCCGACACCCTGTACGGCGTCACCATGGAAGAACGCGGCGCCAGCAAAGTCGTCTCCGTCCACTTGAATAACTAG